The proteins below come from a single Mangifera indica cultivar Alphonso chromosome 16, CATAS_Mindica_2.1, whole genome shotgun sequence genomic window:
- the LOC123198497 gene encoding protein CELLULOSE SYNTHASE INTERACTIVE 1-like translates to MSLRDRSSSMEDPDGTLASVAQCIELLRQSSSSGQEKEYNLKLLLELIDARENAFSAVGSHSQAVPVLVSLLRSGTLGVKIQAANVLGSLCKENELRVKVLLGGCIPPLLGLLKSSSAEGQIAAAKTLYAVSQDGAKDHVGSKIFSTEGVVPVLWEQLKSGLKTGNGVDNLLTGALKNLSSSTEGFWAATIQAGGVDILVKLLTSGQPGTQAHVCFLLACMMREDASICSRVLAAEATKQLLKLLGPGNEPPVRAEAAGALKSLSAQCKEARREISGSNGIPALINATIAPSKEFMQGEHAQALQENAMCALANISGGLLNVISSLGQSLESCSSPTQVADTLGALASALMIYDSTAESTRPSDPSIVERTLINQFKPKLPFLIQERTIEALASLYGNPLLSVKLANSEAKRLLVGLITMATNEVQDELVRAFLKLCNNEGSLWHALQGREGIQLLISLLGLSSEQQQECSVALLCLLSNENDESKWAITAAGGIPPLVQILESGSAKAKEDSATILRNLCNHSEDIRACVESADAVPALLWLLKNGSSNGKEIAAKTLNHLIHKSDTATISQLTALLTSDLPESKVYVLDALRSMLSVVPFNDILREGSAANDAVETMIKILSSTKEETQAKSASALAGIFETRKDLRESSIAVKTLDSAMKLLKVESESILAEAAHCLSAIFLSVKENREVAATSQDALSPLVALANCSVLEVAEQATCALANLILDSKVSEKAVAEEIILPATRVLHEGTVSGKTHAAAAIARLLHSHQIDSTITDCVNRAGTVLALVSFLESANGGSVTASEALDALAILSRSAGASGHVKPAWAVLSEFPKSITPIVSSIADATPLLQDKAIEILSRLCRDQPVVLGEKVIDASGCISSIAERVISSTNTKVKIGGAALLICAAKVNHQRMVEDLNQTNSCPHLIQALVTMLGIVERSSRDEGIDEKEAISICRNTSEQARNEKSETGTTVIYGVNIAIWLLSVIACHDRKSKTTIMEAGAVEVLTDRISHCYSHYSQIDYKEDSSIWICALLLAVLFQDRDIIRANATMKAIPALANLLKSEEFANRYFSAQAICSLVCNGSRGTLLSVANSGAAGGLIALLGCADDDIQDLLDLSEEFALVRYPDQVALERLFRVEDIRVGATSRKAIPALVDLLKPMADHPGAPFLALGLLTQLAKDCPSNKIVMVESGALEALTKYLSLGPQDATEEAATDLLGLLFSSAEIRRHEAAFGAVAQLMAVLRLGGRGARYSAAKALESLFSADHIRNAETARQAVQPLVEILNTGLEREQQAAIAALVRLLSENPSKALAVADVEMNAVDVLCRILSSNCSMELKGDAAELCGVFFGNTRIRSTVAAARCVEPLVSLLVSEFSPAQYSVVRAIDKLVDDEQLAELVAAYGAVIPLVGLLYGKNYMLHEAISRALVKLGKDRPGCKLEMVKAGVIESVLDILHEAPDFLCATFSELLRILTNNAGIAKGPSAAKVVEPFFLLLTRPEFGPDGQHSALQVLVNILEHPQCRADYSLTSHQAIEPLIPLLDSPAPAVQQLAAELLSHLLLEEHLQKDPVTQQVIGPLIQVLGSGIHILQQRAVKALVSIAITWPNEIAKEGGVNELSKIILQADPPLPHALWESAASVLSSILQFSSEFYLEVPIAVLVRLLCSGSEGTVVGSLNALLVLESDDGTSAEAMAESGAIEALLELLRSHQCEETAARLLEVLLNNVKIRESKATKSAILPLSQYLLDPQTQAQQARLLATLALGDLFQNESLARSADAVSACRALVNVLEEQPTEEMKVVAICALQNLVMYSRSNKRAVAEAGGVQVVLDLIGSSDPDTSVQAAMFVKLLFSNHTIQEYASSETVRAITAAIEKELWATGTVNDEYLKALNSLFSNFPRLRATEPATLSIPHLVTALKTGSEATQEAALDTLFLLRQAWSACPAEVSKAQSVAAADAIPLLQYLIQSGPPRFQEKAEFLLQCLPGTLVVIIKRGNNMKQSVGNPSVFCKLTLGNTPPRQTKIVSTGPNPEWDESFAWSFESPPKGQKLHISCKNKSKMGKSSFGKVTIQIDRVVMLGAVAGEYTLLPESKSGASRNLEIEFQWSNNLTQK, encoded by the exons ATGAGTCTGAG AGATCGCAGTAGCAGCATGGAGGATCCAGATGGAACATTAGCAAGTGTTGCACAATGCATTGAGCTGCTCCGGCAGAGTTCTTCATCCGGACAAGAGAAAGAGTATAACTTGAAGCTGTTGCTGGAACTTATTGATGCACGTGAAAATGCTTTTAGTGCTGTTGGATCTCACTCTCAAGCAGTTCCAGTACTTGTGTCTCTTCTTCGATCAGGAACACTTGGGGTGAAGATACAAGCTGCTAATGTCTTAGGCTCTCTCTGTAAGGAGAATGAATTAAGGGTAAAAGTCTTACTTGGGGGATGCATTCCTCCATTACTTGGTCTCCTCAAATCCAGCTCAGCAGAGGGTCAAATTGCTGCAGCAAAGACGCTTTATGCTGTTTCTCAAGATGGGGCAAAGGATCATGTTGGatccaaaattttttcaacTGAAGGAGTTGTGCCAGTGTTATGGGAACAGCTTAAAAGTGGGCTCAAGACTGGAAATGGGGTTGATAACTTACTAACAGGAGCATTGAAGAATCTCTCTAGCAGTACCGAGGGATTTTGGGCTGCAACAATACAAGCTGGAGGAGTAGATATACTTGTTAAGTTACTCACATCAGGACAACCGGGTACTCAAGCTCATGTGTGCTTTCTTCTTGCATGTATGATGAGGGAGGATGCATCTATTTGCTCCCGGGTCTTAGCTGCAGAGGCTACAAAACAGCTTCTAAAGCTATTAGGACCTGGTAATGAACCCCCTGTTAGAGCAGAAGCTGCAGGTGCTCTTAAGTCTCTCTCTGCCCAGTGTAAAGAGGCAAGGCGTGAAATATCTGGTTCAAATGGTATTCCTGCTCTGATAAATGCTACAATAGCTCCTTCTAAAGAATTCATGCAAGGTGAACATGCCCAAGCCTTGCAGGAGAATGCAATGTGTGCTCTGGCAAACATTTCTGGTGGCTTGTTGAATGTCATCTCAAGTCTTGGGCAAAGCCTTGAATCATGCTCTTCACCTACTCAAGTTGCAGACACATTAGGGGCTTTGGCTTCAGCTCTTATGATATATGACAGCACGGCTGAATCTACTAGACCATCAGATCCTTCAATTGTTGAGCGGACTTTGATAAACCAGTTCAAGCCAAAATTACCATTTCTCATACAGGAGCGCACTATAGAAGCTCTAGCCAGTTTGTATGGGAATCCCTTACTCTCAGTTAAACTTGCAAATTCTGAGGCAAAACGATTACTTGTCGGTTTGATCACAATGGCAACCAATGAAGTTCAGGATGAGCTTGTAAGAGCTTTTCTCAAACTTTGCAATAATGAAGGCAGTCTATGGCATGCCCTCCAAGGCCGTGAGGGGATTCAGCTGTTGATATCCCTTCTTGGACTTTCATCAGAACAGCAGCAAGAATGTTCAGTTGCATTGCTTTGCCTCTTATCTAATGAAAACGATGAAAGTAAGTGGGCCATCACTGCTGCTGGTGGCATACCTCCACTTGTTCAAATTCTGGAGTCGGGTTCTGCAAAAGCCAAGGAAGACTCTGCTACCATTCTTCGGAATCTATGCAATCACAGTGAAGATATACGTGCTTGTGTTGAAAGTGCCGATGCTGTTCCTGCATTGCTGTGGCTACTGAAAAATGGGAGTTCCAATGGGAAAGAAATTGCTGCTAAGACTTTAAACCACCTAATCCATAAATCAGATACAGCAACTATCAGCCAGCTCACTGCATTGTTAACAAGTGATCTACCTGAATCCAAAGTTTATGTTTTAGATGCTCTTAGAAGCATGTTGTCTGTGGTTCCCTTCAATGATATATTGCGTGAAGGCAGTGCTGCAAATGATGCAGTTGAGACAATGATTAAAATATTGAGCTCTACTAAAGAAGAGACTCAGGCTAAGTCGGCTTCAGCTCTCGCTGGGATTTTTGAAACTCGGAAGGACTTGCGTGAAAGTAGCATTGCTGTGAAAACTCTTGATTCTGCGATGAAGCTGCTAAAAGTTGAGTCTGAAAGCATCTTAGCAGAGGCTGCTCATTGCCTTTCTGCAATATTTCTGTCAGTCAAGGAGAACCGAGAAGTAGCTGCTACTTCTCAAGATGCATTGTCTCCTCTTGTTGCTCTTGCTAATTGTTCAGTTCTGGAAGTTGCAGAGCAGGCAACATGTGCTCTGGCAAATCTTATTTTAGATAGTAAAGTTTCAGAGAAAGCTGTAGCTGAGGAAATCATTTTGCCCGCTACCAGAGTTTTGCATGAAGGCACTGTTTCTGGAAAAACACATGCAGCTGCCGCAATTGCCCGTCTGTTGCATTCACACCAAATTGATTCCACCATAACTGATTGTGTAAACCGTGCTGGAACCGTTCTTGCATTGGTATCTTTTCTGGAGTCTGCTAATGGTGGATCTGTTACCGCATCAGAGGCTCTTGATGCACTTGCTATTCTGTCAAGGTCAGCAGGTGCTAGTGGGCATGTGAAACCTGCCTGGGCAGTTTTATCTGAGTTTCCGAAAAGCATAACTCCAATAGTTTCTTCCATTGCTGATGCAACACCCTTGTTGCAGGACAAAGCCATTGAAATATTGTCACGACTTTGCCGAGATCAACCTGTAGTATTAGGAGAAAAAGTTATCGATGCCTCTGGGTGTATCTCATCAATTGCTGAAAGAGTGATTAGTTCCACAAACACAAAGGTCAAAATTGGGGGAGCTGCACTTCTTATATGTGCGGCAAAAGTTAATCACCAGAGAATGGTGGAGGATCTTAATCAAACAAACTCATGTCCTCATCTTATTCAAGCACTTGTCACAATGCTAGGCATTGTTGAACGCTCTTCAAGAGATGAGGGTATTGATGAAAAAGAGGCCATTAGCATTTGCAGAAATACTTCAGAGCAAGCTAGGAATGAGAAATCTGAGACAGGTACAACCGTTATTTATGGTGTCAACATAGCTATTTGGTTGCTCTCTGTTATTGCTTGCCATGATAGAAAAAGCAAAACAACAATAATGGAGGCTGGAGCGGTGGAAGTTCTTACCGACAGAATCTCGCATTGTTATTCACATTATAGTCAG ATTGATTATAAAGAAGATAGCAGCATATGGATTTGTGCTTTACTGCTCGCTGTTTTGTTTCAAGATAGAGATATCATACGAGCGAATGCAACCATGAAGGCTATTCCTGCACTTGCAAATTTGTTGAAGTCAGAGGAATTTGCGAATAGATATTTTTCTGCACAAGCAATTTGCAGCCTAGTCTGCAATGGTAGCCGGGGAACTCTTCTCTCTGTTGCAAATTCTGGGGCAGCAGGTGGGCTTATTGCCTTACTTGGCTGTGCCGATGATGATATACAAGACCTTCTGGATTTGTCAGAGGAGTTTGCTTTGGTGCGATATCCAGATCAAGTTGCTCTTGAGAGATTGTTTAGAGTTGAGGACATTAGGGTTGGTGCTACTTCTCGAAAAGCAATACCTGCCCTTGTTGATTTACTCAAGCCAATGGCAGATCATCCTGGAGCACCTTTTCTTGCTCTTGGCCTTCTGACTCAGCTTGCTAAAGACTGTCCGTCAAATAAGATTGTAATGGTGGAATCTGGGGCTCTGGAAGCACTTACAAAGTATCTTTCACTTGGTCCTCAAGATGCAACTGAGGAAGCTGCTACCGATCTGTTGGGGCTCCTATTTAGCAGTGCTGAAATTAGGAGACATGAAGCTGCATTTGGTGCTGTGGCTCAACTGATGGCTGTATTACGTTTAGGTGGAAGAGGTGCAAGATATAGTGCTGCCAAAGCATTGGAAAGTCTATTTTCTGCTGACCATATCCGGAATGCAGAAACTGCAAGGCAAGCTGTTCAACCCTTGGTGGAGATTCTTAATACTGGTTTGGAAAGAGAGCAGCAAGCTGCTATTGCTGCATTGGTCAGGTTGCTGAGTGAAAACCCATCAAAGGCCCTTGCAGTTGCAGATGTTGAAATGAATGCAGTTGATGTCCTTTGCAGGATCCTTTCGTCTAATTGTTCAATGGAGCTGAAGGGGGATGCTGCTGAGCTCTGTGGTGTTTTTTTTGGAAATACAAGGATTAGGTCCACAGTGGCTGCAGCACGATGTGTTGAGCCTCTTGTCTCTCTTCTTGTAAGTGAGTTTAGTCCTGCTCAGTATTCTGTTGTCCGTGCAATAGATAAACTTGTCGACGATGAGCAACTTGCAGAATTAGTTGCTGCATATGGAGCTGTTATTCCTCTTGTTGGCCTTCTTTATGGTAAAAATTACATGCTTCATGAGGCCATTTCTAGAGCTCTTGTGAAGCTTGGGAAGGATAGACCTGGTTGTAAACTGGAAATGGTGAAAGCTGGTGTAATTGAAAGTGTACTTGATATCCTCCATGAAGCACCAGATTTCCTCTGTGCTACATTTTCCGAATTGCTTCGCATATTAACCAATAATGCAGGCATTGCTAAGGGACCATCTGCTGCAAAAGTGGTTGAGCCTTTTTTCTTGTTGCTTACTAGACCAGAATTTGGGCCTGATGGACAACATAGTGCATTGCAGGTTCTGGTTAATATTTTGGAACATCCACAGTGTCGGGCTGATTATTCACTGACCTCTCACCAAGCTATTGAGCCTCTTATCCCCTTGCTTGATTCTCCAGCTCCAGCAGTGCAGCAGTTGGCCGCTGAGCTTCTGTCACATCTACTGCTGGAAGAACATCTTCAGAAGGATCCAGTGACGCAGCAAGTTATTGGTCCTCTCATCCAGGTCCTTGGTTCTGGCATACACATTTTGCAACAGAGAGCTGTCAAGGCTCTTGTAAGTATTGCAATAACATGGCCaaatgaaattgcaaaagagGGTGGTGTTAATGAGCTATCCAAAATCATACTGCAAGCTGATCCACCACTTCCTCATGCATTGTGGGAATCTGCTGCTTCTGTTTTATCCAGTATTTTGCAGTTTAGTTCTGAATTTTATTTGGAAGTGCCTATTGCTGTGTTGGTAAGGCTGCTCTGTTCTGGCTCAGAGGGCACAGTTGTCGGCTCATTGAATGCTCTTCTAGTGTTGGAAAGTGATGATGGAACCAGTGCTGAAGCAATGGCTGAAAGTGGTGCCATAGAAGCTTTGCTAGAACTTCTCCGATCTCATCAGTGCGAGGAAACAGCTGCGAGGCTGCTGGAAGTGTTACTCAACAATGTGAAGATAAGAGAATCAAAAGCTACAAAGTCTGCAATTTTACCACTATCCCAATACCTCTTGGATCCACAAACTCAAGCTCAGCAAGCAAGGCTATTGGCAACCTTGGCTCTTGGTGATCTATTTCAAAATGAGAGCCTTGCTCGAAGTGCTGATGCAGTTTCAGCTTGCCGTGCACTAGTCAACGTTCTTGAAGAGCAGCCTACCGAAGAAATGAAAGTGGTAGCTATATGTGCTTTGCAAAACCTTGTAATGTACAGCAGATCAAATAAGAGAGCAGTGGCAGAGGCTGGAGGGGTTCAGGTTGTACTGGATTTGATCGGTTCAAGTGATCCAGATACATCTGTTCAGGCTGCAATGTTCGTTAAGCTTCTCTTTTCAAATCACACCATTCAGGAATATGCTTCCAGTGAAACAGTTAGAGCTATAACCG CTGCTATTGAAAAGGAATTATGGGCAACTGGAACTGTGAATGATGAGTATCTAAAagctttaaattctttatttagCAACTTTCCACGTCTGAGAGCCACTGAACCAGCGACATTGAGTATACCCCATTTGGTTACTGCACTCAAGACTGGTTCAGAGGCAACTCAAGAAGCTGCCTTGGATACACTTTTTCTTCTCAGACAAGCTTGGTCAGCATGCCCAGCTGAAGTTTCAAAAGCTCAATCAGTTGCTGCTGCCGATGCAATCCCCTTGCTTCAATACTTAATCCAGTCTGGTCCACCCCGGTTCCAGGAGAAGGCTGAATTTCTGCTGCAGTGTTTGCCAGGTACATTAGTTGTTATAATCAAGCGTGGCAACAATATGAAGCAGTCGGTTGGAAACCCCAGTGTTTTCTGCAAGCTTACCCTTGGCAATACTCCTCCTAGGCAAACTAAG ATTGTGTCAACTGGTCCTAATCCTGAGTGGGATGAGAGCTTTGCATGGTCCTTTGAGAGTCCTCCAAAAGGCCAGAAACTTCACATCTCTTGCAAGAACAAGAGTAAAATGGGAAAG AGTTCTTTTGGCAAAGTAACCATCCAAATTGATCGAGTCGTGATGCTCGGAGCTGTTGCTGGCGAATACACGCTATTACCAGAAAGCAAGAGTGGCGCATCGCGGAATCTGGAAATAGAATTCCAATGGTCCAATAACCTGACACAGAAGTAA
- the LOC123198501 gene encoding heavy metal-associated isoprenylated plant protein 23-like has translation MGVGGTLEYLSDLMGSGGHKHKKKKKQLQTVDLKVRMDCDGCELKVKNALSSLSGVKSVEINRKQQKVSVTGYVEANKVLKKAKSTGKKAEIWPYVPYNLVAQPYIAPAYDKKAPPGYVRKVENPATNATVTTYGSADPYITMFSDDNPNACSIM, from the exons atgggAGTTGGAGGGACCTTGGAGTATTTGTCTGATTTAATGGGAAGTGGTGGCCATaaacacaagaagaaaaagaaacaactgCAGACTGTTGATCTCAAAGTCAGAATGGATTGTGATGGCTGTGAACTCAAGGTCAAAAATGCCCTCTCCTCATTAAGTG GGGTGAAGTCTGTGGAGATAAACAGGAAGCAACAGAAGGTGAGTGTGACAGGATATGTGGAGGCAAACAAGGTGCTGAAGAAGGCAAAATCAACAGGGAAAAAGGCAGAGATATGGCCATATGTTCCGTACAATTTGGTGGCTCAACCATACATAGCTCCGGCTTATGACAAGAAAGCTCCTCCAGGTTATGTCAGGAAGGTTGAAAATCCTGCAACAAATGCCACTGTCACAACTTATGGCTCTGCAGATCCTTACATCACAATGTTCAGTGATGACAATCCTAATGCTTGCTCCATCATGTAG